From Lolium perenne isolate Kyuss_39 chromosome 5, Kyuss_2.0, whole genome shotgun sequence, a single genomic window includes:
- the LOC127301587 gene encoding 2-oxoglutarate-dependent dioxygenase 11: MKAHSRLYITGPYLQFQVLQEQSNHTHTYKNRMAASSATVTKTVQELAAAVEEPPSRYVRPEQDRQHGLLTADEMPEPIPLVDLSRLTDADEADKLRAALQTWGLFLATNHGIEDSLMDAMMSASREFFRQPIEEKKKCSNQVDASKPFEVEGYGNDKIGSQDQILDWNDRLHLRVEPEDDRNFAKWPTHPESFRDVLHEYALKTKRVRDLILRSIAKLVGIDEDYFVNQISDKASGFARFNYYPPCPRPDLVLGLKPHSDGGLVTILFVDQDVGGLQVQRDGKWYNVPAKPYTLVINLADCMEIMNNGIFRSPVHRVVTNAEKERLSLAVFYAVDKETMLEPAPGLLDEKRPSRYRKLKANDFVLGLFEHFSRGTRFIETLKI; the protein is encoded by the exons ATGAAGGCACACTCGAGACTATACATAACGGGACCCTATCTTCAATTTCAAGTACTCCAAGAACAGAGTAACCACACACACACATACAAGAACAGAATGGCTGCGTCTAGCGCGACGGTGACAAAGACGGTGCAAGAGCTGGCGGCGGCCGTCGAGGAGCCGCCGAGCCGGTACGTGCGGCCGGAGCAAGACCGTCAACACGGCCTGCTGACTGCCGACGAGATGCCAGAGCCCATCCCTCTCGTCGATCTTAGCCGTCTGACGGACGCAGACGAGGCCGACAAGCTCCGGGCAGCTCTGCAGACCTGGGGCCTCTTTCTG GCCACGAACCATGGAATCGAAGACTCTCTCATGGACGCCATGATGAGCGCGTCGAGGGAGTTCTTTCGACAGCCGatagaagaaaagaagaaatGCAGCAACCAGGTGGATGCTAGCAAGCCCTTCGAGGTGGAAGGGTATGGAAATGACAAGATAGGAAGCCAGGATCAGATCCTGGACTGGAACGATCGGTTGCATCTGAGAGTGGAGCCAGAGGATGACAGGAATTTTGCTAAATGGCCTACTCACCCGGAATCTTTCAG GGATGTACTACATGAGTACGCGCTAAAAACTAAGAGAGTAAGAGACCTTATATTGCGATCAATAGCAAAGCTCGTGGGGATTGATGAGGATTACTTCGTCAACCAAATATCAGACAAGGCTTCCGGATTTGCTAGATTCAACTACTACCCTCCATGCCCCAGGCCCGACCTTGTTTTGGGCCTCAAGCCTCACTCTGATGGTGGTCTCGTTACCATCCTTTTTGTCGACCAAGATGTCGGTGGCTTGCAAGTTCAGAGAGATGGAAAATGGTACAATGTTCCAGCCAAGCCTTACACATTGGTGATTAACTTGGCAGACTGCATGGAG ATAATGAACAATGGAATCTTTAGGAGCCCAGTTCATAGAGTGGTAACGAATGCCGAGAAGGAGAGGCTTTCACTGGCCGTGTTTTATGCCGTGGATAAAGAAACTATGCTCGAGCCAGCACCTGGTTTGCTAGATGAGAAGCGACCATCAAGATATAGAAAACTAAAGGCCAATGATTTCGTGCTTGGGCTATTTGAGCATTTTTCTCGGGGGACAAGATTCATCGAGACCCTGAAAATATAG
- the LOC127301590 gene encoding sugar transport protein 7: MAGGGVSALGVKKERAAEYKGRMTWAVAMACLVAAVGGSIFGYDIGISGGVTSMDPFLEKFFPVVFRRKNSGHQNNYCKYDNQGLSAFTSSLYLAGLVSSLFASPVTRNYGRRASIVCGGISFLIGAILNVAAVNLAMLILGRIMLGVGIGFGNQGVPLYLSEMAPAHLRGALNMMFQLATTLGIFTANMINYGTQNINPWGWRLSLGLAAAPALLMTVGGLMLPETPNSLIERGRSEEGRRVLERIRGTADVDAEFTDMTEASELANTIENPFRNILERRNRPQLVMAVCMPAFQILTGINSILFYAPVLFQTMGFGADASLYSSVITGAVLCLSTLISIGTVDRLGRRKLLISGGIQMIVCQVIVAVILGVKFGTDKQLSRSYSIAVVLVICLFVMAFGWSWGPLGWTVPSEIFPLETRSAGQSITVAVNLFFTFIIAQAFLSLLCAFKFGIFLFFAGWITVMTVFVYVFLPETKGVPIEEMVLLWRKHWFWKKVMPDMPLEDGWGAGDGEPAENKNHN, from the exons ATGGCGGGCGGCGGCGTGTCGGCGCTGGGCGTGAAGAAGGAGCGGGCGGCGGAGTACAAGGGGCGCATGACGTGGGCCGTCGCCATGGCCTGCCTCGTCGCCGCCGTCGGGGGCTCCATCTTCGGCTACGACATCGGGATCTCCG GAGGAGTGACCTCCATGGATCCATTCCTCGAGAAGTTCTTCCCGGTGGTGTTCCGGCGGAAGAACTCCGGCCACCAGAACAACTACTGCAAGTACGACAACCAGGGCCTATCGGCATTCACCTCCTCTCTGTACCTGGCCGGCCTCGTTTCCTCCCTCTTCGCCTCGCCGGTGACGAGGAACTACGGCCGGCGCGCCAGCATTGTCTGCGGCGGCATCAGCTTCCTCATCGGCGCGATCCTCAACGTGGCGGCCGTGAACCTCGCGATGCTCATCCTCGGGAGAATCATGCTCGGCGTCGGCATCGGCTTCGGCAATCAG GGCGTGCCGCTGTACCTGTCGGAGATGGCGCCGGCGCACCTGCGGGGCGCGCTGAACATGATGTTCCAGCTCGCGACGACGCTCGGCATCTTCACTGCGAACATGATCAACTACGGGACGCAGAATATCAACCCCTGGGGGTGGCGCCTCTCGCTGGGCctcgcggcggcgccggcgctgCTGATGACCGTGGGCGGGCTGATGCTACCGGAGACGCCCAACAGCCTCATCGAGCGCGGGCGGTCCGAGGAGGGGCGGCGCGTGCTGGAGCGCATCCGCGGCACGGCCGACGTGGACGCCGAGTTCACGGACATGACGGAGGCTAGCGAGCTGGCCAACACCATCGAGAACCCGTTCCGGAACATCCTGGAGCGCCGCAACCGGCCGCAGCTGGTGATGGCCGTGTGCATGCCGGCGTTCCAGATCCTGACGGGCATCAACTCGATCCTGTTCTACGCGCCCGTGCTGTTCCAGACCATGGGCTTCGGCGCCGACGCGTCGCTCTACTCCTCCGTGATCACCGGCGCCGTGCTCTGCCTCTCCACGCTCATCTCCATCGGCACCGTCGACCGCCTCGGCCGGAGGAAGCTCCTCATCAGCGGCGGCATCCAGATGATCGTGTGCCAG GTGATCGTGGCGGTGATACTGGGAGTGAAGTTCGGGACGGACAAGCAGCTGTCGCGGAGCTACTCGATCGCGGTGGTGCTGGTGATCTGCCTGTTTGTGATGGCGTTCGGGTGGTCGTGGGGTCCTCTTGGGTGGACGGTGCCGAGCGAGATCTTCCCGCTGGAGACGCGGTCGGCGGGGCAGAGCATCACGGTGGCGGTCAACCTGTTCTTCACCTTCATCATCGCGCAGGCGTTCCTGTCGCTTCTCTGCGCCTTCAAGTTcggcatcttcctcttcttcgcggGGTGGATCACGGTCATGACGGTGTTCGTGTACGTCTTCCTGCCGGAGACCAAGGGAGTGCCCATCGAggagatggtgctgctgtggaggAAGCACTGGTTCTGGAAGAAGGTGATGCCAGACATGCCGCTTGAGGACGGGTGGGGAGCAGGAGACGGTGAGCCAGCAGAGAACAAGAATCACAACTGA